The Hydrogenobacter thermophilus TK-6 genome window below encodes:
- the uvrA gene encoding excinuclease ABC subunit UvrA, with protein MYSSIIIRGAREHNLKDINLDIPKNKLVVITGPSGSGKSSLAFDTIYAEGQRRYVESLSSYARQFLGIMEKPDVDIIEGLSPAIAIDQKTTSKNPRSTVGTVTEIYDYMRVLWANIGKPHCPMCGRLLEGLSAHEMLEKIWERYQGKRISVLSPIVRGKKGEFKELLKELYMKGFSRVRVDGEYRRIEEIPPLEKNRKHTIEVVIDRLTFELDERARLLSAIEKALELSKGLLVIEDVDAKHEEVFSERLTCPDHGFSLQELSPRLFSFNSPYGACPTCKGLGVKWEVVTKLLVDEDEPAVDAFRIAETSFFNYIRYTVINILRQMGYDPKIKYYALPESVKNLLLYGGEVKGYTFEGIVKHLEKRFMEEDSEKIREEISEYIKEKPCPACKGSRLKDEALSVLVMGRNIWEVCNMPIDQAREFLLGLLKSLTGRDYLVAEKLVKEITDRLGFLIDVGLDYLDLARSASTLSGGEMQRIRLATQIGSKLTGVLYVLDEPSIGLHPRDTHRLIKTLRHLRDLGNSVIVVEHDPETIMAADWVIDMGPGAGKMGGNVVAQGTVEDIMNHPDSLTGAYLSGRLTINMPEVRRKPKDMWIRIVGARKHNLKNITAEIPLGLFVCITGVSGSGKSTLIYDILWNYARAVFYGGQAEKEGFDKIEGLEHIDKVINVDQSPIGRTPRSNPATYTKLFDLIRDLFASTPEAKARGYTAGRFSFNVKGGRCEACQGEGVIKVEMHFLPPVYITCDVCKGKRYNRETLDILFKGKNIADVLDMTVDEAYEFFYHHTAIRRKLQLLKDVGLGYIKLGQPATTLSGGEAQRIKLARELSKKDTGRTLYLLDEPTTGLHMDDVKKLIEVLQRLVDKGNTVVVIEHNLDVIKCADWIIDLGPEGGEKGGYVVACGPPEEVMENPSSYTGLYLKRYISETASKSSYTPTLPQGGTQQREQAHL; from the coding sequence ATGTATAGTAGCATAATAATAAGAGGAGCAAGAGAGCATAACCTGAAGGATATAAATCTTGATATACCTAAAAACAAGCTTGTTGTCATTACAGGTCCTTCTGGGAGTGGTAAGTCCTCTCTTGCCTTTGACACCATATACGCCGAGGGGCAGAGAAGATATGTAGAGTCGCTTTCTTCTTACGCAAGGCAGTTTTTGGGTATTATGGAAAAGCCCGATGTGGATATTATAGAGGGTCTTTCCCCCGCCATCGCCATAGACCAAAAAACCACATCCAAAAACCCCCGATCCACAGTAGGCACAGTTACAGAAATATACGACTACATGAGGGTCCTATGGGCAAACATAGGTAAACCACACTGTCCTATGTGTGGACGGCTTTTAGAAGGGCTCTCCGCTCACGAGATGCTGGAAAAGATATGGGAAAGGTACCAAGGAAAGCGCATAAGCGTTCTCTCGCCAATAGTCAGAGGCAAAAAGGGAGAGTTTAAGGAGCTTCTAAAAGAGCTTTATATGAAAGGCTTTTCAAGGGTTAGAGTGGATGGAGAGTACAGAAGGATAGAGGAAATCCCTCCTTTGGAGAAAAACAGAAAACACACCATAGAGGTGGTTATAGACAGACTTACGTTTGAGCTGGATGAAAGGGCAAGACTTTTGAGCGCTATAGAAAAAGCCTTAGAGCTTTCAAAAGGTCTCTTGGTGATTGAAGATGTGGATGCAAAGCACGAGGAGGTCTTTAGCGAAAGGCTAACATGTCCAGATCACGGTTTTTCCCTTCAGGAGCTTTCTCCAAGGCTATTCTCTTTCAACTCTCCTTACGGTGCTTGTCCCACCTGTAAAGGCTTGGGTGTAAAGTGGGAGGTGGTTACCAAACTTTTGGTGGACGAGGACGAACCTGCGGTGGATGCCTTTAGGATAGCAGAAACGAGCTTTTTCAATTACATTAGGTATACCGTAATAAACATACTTCGCCAGATGGGCTATGACCCAAAAATCAAATACTATGCGCTCCCTGAGAGTGTAAAAAACCTTCTCCTTTACGGAGGTGAGGTCAAAGGTTATACGTTTGAGGGTATAGTCAAGCACCTTGAAAAACGGTTTATGGAAGAAGATTCAGAGAAGATAAGGGAGGAGATAAGCGAGTACATAAAGGAAAAGCCATGTCCTGCATGCAAAGGCTCAAGGCTGAAGGATGAGGCTCTTTCGGTGTTGGTGATGGGTAGAAACATATGGGAAGTTTGCAATATGCCCATAGATCAAGCGAGGGAGTTCCTTTTGGGACTTCTCAAGAGCCTAACAGGAAGGGATTACTTGGTGGCTGAAAAGCTTGTAAAAGAAATAACAGACAGGCTCGGCTTTTTGATAGATGTAGGGCTTGATTACCTTGACCTTGCAAGGTCAGCTTCTACACTATCAGGCGGTGAAATGCAAAGAATAAGGCTTGCCACCCAGATAGGTTCCAAGCTCACAGGCGTGCTTTATGTGTTAGACGAGCCTTCCATAGGACTTCATCCCAGGGATACTCACAGGCTTATAAAGACCTTAAGACATCTCAGAGACTTGGGCAATAGTGTAATCGTAGTTGAACACGACCCTGAAACTATAATGGCCGCGGATTGGGTGATAGATATGGGTCCGGGTGCCGGAAAGATGGGAGGCAATGTTGTGGCTCAGGGTACTGTAGAGGATATTATGAACCATCCTGATTCTCTTACAGGTGCTTATCTTTCTGGAAGGCTCACCATAAACATGCCAGAGGTCAGAAGAAAGCCAAAAGACATGTGGATAAGGATAGTGGGTGCGAGAAAGCATAATCTGAAGAATATCACCGCTGAAATACCTTTGGGACTTTTTGTGTGTATTACAGGTGTTTCTGGGAGTGGAAAATCTACCCTTATATATGACATTCTTTGGAATTACGCAAGAGCAGTGTTTTACGGGGGCCAGGCAGAAAAAGAAGGCTTTGATAAGATAGAGGGACTTGAACACATAGACAAAGTGATCAATGTGGACCAATCACCCATAGGTAGGACTCCCAGAAGCAACCCTGCCACATATACAAAACTTTTTGACCTCATAAGGGACCTCTTTGCCAGCACTCCAGAAGCAAAGGCAAGAGGATATACTGCAGGAAGGTTTTCCTTCAATGTAAAAGGAGGAAGGTGCGAGGCGTGTCAAGGAGAGGGAGTGATAAAGGTGGAGATGCATTTTCTTCCACCCGTTTATATAACATGCGATGTGTGCAAGGGCAAAAGGTACAACAGAGAGACGCTGGACATACTCTTTAAGGGCAAGAACATAGCAGATGTTTTGGATATGACGGTAGATGAAGCTTACGAATTTTTCTATCACCACACAGCTATAAGAAGAAAGCTCCAGCTGCTTAAAGATGTAGGATTGGGATACATAAAGCTTGGGCAACCTGCCACTACGCTTTCGGGTGGAGAAGCTCAGAGGATAAAGCTGGCAAGAGAGCTATCTAAGAAGGATACGGGAAGAACCCTTTACCTTTTGGACGAACCTACCACCGGTCTTCACATGGATGATGTGAAAAAACTTATTGAGGTCCTTCAAAGACTTGTGGATAAGGGAAATACAGTAGTTGTTATAGAACACAATTTAGATGTCATAAAGTGCGCCGATTGGATAATAGACCTTGGACCGGAAGGTGGAGAAAAGGGAGGATATGTGGTAGCCTGCGGTCCTCCTGAGGAAGTTATGGAAAACCCCTCTTCTTATACAGGCTTATATCTCAAAAGGTATATCTCAGAAACCGCCAGCAAGAGCTCATATACTCCTACTCTTCCGCAAGGTGGTACTCAACAAAGGGAACAAGCACATCTTTAA
- a CDS encoding c-type cytochrome: MTEEEIKAVSLWLASQKVPAPPKESTYQKDPYLEVQYDRPAKLSAADIGGKQQFHNPPNPWEIPDNEFGKMVKLGYLIFTDTPKYSEGASGNALSCTNCHIDAGRMSFSAPMWGAYPNYPAYRSKNNMVNTNQRRIYECFRFSMNGKGPAFDSKVMVALESYFYWLSKGLKIGEGSTPGRGYPKIEKLKNYDPVAEYSKGKQIYQSACAVCHGHNGEGKFANGETIFPPLWGSKSYNWGAGMHGVLTAAQFVWGNMPYALSYSLTPEEAIAVSTYINGHERPQDPRWKGSVEKTRKAYHDSPFDLYGMNIQGKVLGDTGAPKYPYKPTYNR, from the coding sequence ATGACAGAAGAGGAGATAAAGGCAGTCTCTCTCTGGCTAGCATCTCAGAAGGTGCCTGCTCCTCCCAAAGAGTCTACGTATCAGAAAGATCCATACCTGGAGGTTCAGTACGATAGACCGGCTAAGCTGAGTGCTGCAGATATAGGTGGGAAACAACAGTTTCATAATCCCCCTAATCCGTGGGAGATTCCCGACAACGAATTTGGAAAGATGGTAAAGCTGGGATACCTAATATTCACAGACACTCCAAAATATTCAGAAGGTGCTTCTGGGAATGCTCTTAGCTGTACCAACTGCCACATAGATGCAGGAAGGATGTCTTTCTCTGCACCAATGTGGGGAGCTTATCCCAACTATCCTGCATACAGGTCCAAAAATAATATGGTCAACACCAACCAGAGGAGGATATACGAATGCTTTAGATTCAGTATGAACGGAAAGGGTCCAGCCTTTGACAGCAAGGTGATGGTTGCTTTAGAAAGCTACTTCTACTGGCTGTCTAAGGGGCTAAAAATCGGTGAAGGAAGCACTCCCGGCAGGGGCTATCCCAAGATAGAAAAACTCAAGAATTACGACCCTGTAGCGGAATACAGCAAAGGCAAGCAAATATACCAGAGTGCCTGTGCGGTGTGCCACGGGCACAATGGCGAGGGTAAGTTTGCCAACGGAGAGACTATTTTCCCTCCCCTCTGGGGAAGCAAATCTTATAACTGGGGTGCTGGTATGCACGGAGTTCTGACTGCTGCGCAGTTCGTATGGGGTAATATGCCCTACGCACTTAGCTACAGCCTAACCCCGGAAGAGGCAATAGCAGTATCTACATACATTAACGGGCACGAAAGACCTCAGGACCCAAGGTGGAAAGGTTCTGTAGAAAAAACCAGAAAAGCCTACCACGACTCTCCCTTTGACCTTTACGGTATGAATATACAAGGTAAGGTTTTGGGCGATACGGGTGCTCCCAAATACCCTTACAAGCCTACTTACAATAGATAA
- a CDS encoding c-type cytochrome — protein MKKSGYLTLTSVLGFALLAAGAGKELLSGENYQSEGKKIAVQGLSNTPACISCHGAKGEGMPQAGYPRLAGLPMNYMVAQLKAYKVR, from the coding sequence ATGAAAAAGAGTGGATACTTAACGCTGACTTCAGTCCTCGGGTTTGCACTGCTGGCGGCTGGGGCCGGAAAAGAGCTCTTATCAGGTGAAAACTACCAAAGCGAGGGTAAGAAAATAGCTGTGCAGGGCTTGAGCAACACTCCTGCGTGCATATCCTGTCATGGTGCGAAGGGGGAGGGTATGCCTCAGGCTGGTTATCCGAGGCTTGCAGGACTTCCTATGAACTATATGGTAGCTCAGCTCAAAGCCTACAAAGTCAGATGA
- a CDS encoding flippase-like domain-containing protein, protein MYRSIFYGSLTTILIIALTALYILKKTLSKDVLGMLLLLEKRYLFLALLSMFFYHTFDNIRLFILSRAMGLRYSFMYGYIVSFINTFGATVTPAHVGGEVLSVYTLMRKGGKLHKVMSVVTMKTLTGASFFILALPLTAYALFKNPSQAKDLLELIIVVLAITGTIYLFVRVFLKRSPSNGKLTTKIKNTLKRYAVTMKIFLRDKKSYILGAVVSSVLLYISFLSVGVFLVKAFHVKVDMVSVFFNQLFLVYAIFVSPTPGGSGVGELGALSAFSPFLEPFLLGIFALLWRFFSQYLSALIGGVLLSALLLIDTKKLKYGS, encoded by the coding sequence ATGTACAGGTCCATCTTTTACGGCTCTTTGACCACAATTCTCATAATAGCCCTGACTGCCCTTTACATTCTCAAAAAGACCCTTTCAAAAGATGTCCTTGGTATGCTTTTGCTTTTGGAAAAGAGGTATCTTTTCCTTGCTCTGCTCAGCATGTTCTTTTACCACACCTTTGACAACATAAGGCTCTTCATACTTTCAAGGGCTATGGGACTTAGATACTCTTTTATGTATGGCTACATAGTGTCCTTCATAAACACCTTTGGTGCAACGGTCACACCAGCTCATGTGGGAGGAGAAGTTTTGTCGGTGTACACACTCATGAGGAAAGGTGGTAAGCTTCACAAGGTTATGAGCGTGGTAACTATGAAAACCTTAACAGGTGCTTCCTTTTTCATCTTAGCCTTGCCACTAACTGCCTATGCTCTTTTTAAAAATCCTTCTCAGGCAAAAGATCTTCTTGAGCTGATTATTGTGGTTTTAGCTATAACTGGAACCATATACTTATTTGTAAGGGTGTTTTTAAAGAGAAGCCCTTCCAACGGAAAGCTCACTACCAAAATAAAAAATACCTTAAAGAGATATGCTGTTACTATGAAGATATTTTTGAGGGACAAAAAGAGCTACATACTGGGTGCAGTTGTAAGTAGTGTGTTGCTTTACATATCTTTTCTTTCTGTGGGTGTTTTTCTAGTCAAAGCCTTTCATGTAAAGGTTGACATGGTGAGCGTATTTTTTAACCAGCTCTTTCTGGTTTATGCCATTTTTGTGAGTCCTACACCCGGAGGTAGCGGTGTGGGTGAGCTGGGAGCGCTTTCCGCCTTTTCCCCATTTCTTGAGCCTTTTCTTCTGGGTATCTTTGCCCTTCTGTGGAGATTTTTTAGCCAGTACCTTAGCGCTTTAATAGGGGGTGTTCTTCTTTCTGCGCTTTTGCTTATTGACACAAAAAAGCTTAAATATGGGAGTTAG
- the lpxK gene encoding tetraacyldisaccharide 4'-kinase, with protein MGVSLLDLTNPYSWAVSLRNLLYDWGVFRVCKLGVPVISVGNLSVGGSGKSSLVRYLAQHLADKFHVCILSRGYKRKSKGTKIVSYRGDLMVSWKEAGDEPFMLAKVLKGVSLVVDEDRCRGGAFAVKELGAEVIILDDGFQHRRLYRDLDILLLKEVDLKDHLLPFGRLREPISSIYRADALVLSYQDIKEWDVKLPKPTFRLWRKDWRILDSQGRVLNDCRGLEFIAFSGLGDNEQFFKTLERLGIKVVKKLSFRDHYHYKDMKLSEDHLYITTLKDLVKLPPNKNIYYLDFSIEVPGLMELVESVIIREQRAGSSAGRATDS; from the coding sequence ATGGGAGTTAGCCTTCTGGACCTTACAAACCCTTACAGCTGGGCAGTAAGCTTGAGAAACCTTCTTTATGACTGGGGAGTTTTTAGAGTCTGTAAGCTTGGTGTTCCTGTCATAAGTGTTGGTAATTTATCTGTGGGTGGCAGTGGAAAGAGTAGTCTTGTAAGGTATCTGGCTCAGCATCTGGCAGATAAGTTTCATGTTTGCATACTCTCAAGAGGCTACAAGAGAAAGAGCAAGGGGACTAAGATAGTCTCATACAGAGGTGATCTGATGGTAAGCTGGAAAGAGGCAGGAGACGAGCCTTTTATGCTTGCCAAGGTCCTAAAGGGGGTGAGCCTTGTGGTGGACGAGGACAGATGCAGAGGTGGGGCTTTTGCAGTCAAAGAGCTGGGCGCAGAGGTTATAATCCTTGATGATGGCTTTCAACACAGAAGACTCTACAGAGACTTGGACATACTTTTGCTAAAGGAGGTGGACCTCAAGGATCATCTCCTTCCCTTTGGCAGGCTCAGAGAACCAATTTCCTCTATTTATAGAGCTGACGCTCTGGTTTTATCTTATCAGGATATTAAAGAGTGGGATGTAAAACTTCCAAAACCCACCTTTAGGCTCTGGAGGAAAGATTGGAGGATCCTTGATAGCCAAGGAAGAGTTTTAAATGACTGTAGAGGGCTTGAATTTATTGCCTTCTCTGGCCTGGGTGATAACGAGCAGTTTTTTAAAACCTTGGAGCGCCTGGGAATTAAAGTGGTTAAAAAACTCTCCTTCAGGGATCACTACCATTACAAAGACATGAAGCTCTCAGAAGACCATCTTTACATAACCACTCTGAAAGACTTGGTAAAACTCCCTCCAAACAAAAACATATACTACCTTGATTTTTCCATTGAGGTTCCTGGGTTGATGGAGCTTGTGGAGAGTGTTATAATTAGAGAGCAGAGGGCTGGTAGCTCAGCAGGCAGAGCAACGGACTCTTAA